The DNA window TCCGAAGTCGTCGAAGTCGTACTCGGTCTCGACCCGCTTGCGGAGCTCGGCGAGGTCGTCGTCGGGGTCGGACTCGCCGTCGGGATCCGACCCGTCGTCGGCCCGGTGGGCGGGGCCGTCGACCGCCGGGTCGTCGACGCCCTCGCCTCCGTCCTCCCGGTCCGGCCCGCCCTCGACGGCCTCCCCGTCGGGACCGTCCGGCTCCGACTGCGTCGAGGTGTCCTCCATCGCCCGGACGTACGCGCTCGGGAGGGTAACTCTTTTTCGTCCGATGGCGACTCGTGAGAACGGCTCGCCGGGGACGAGGACTCGCCGGAACGCGGGCGACTCGATCGTGAACCGCCGGTGCGCCCGCGGATCGAATCGGCGGTGCCGGCCACGGATCGGGGAGTTTTACGCGCCCGAGACCCAAGCCGGGATCATGGTCGACGAGTCGGTGATCGCGGCGGCGGCGGGGCTGTCCGTGACGGCGAGTCTCCCCTTCCTCCTGTACGGCGCGTGGATCATGATCGACGCCGAGGTGGTGACGTGGAACGTGTTGACCCGTCACCTGAGATACATCCTCGTCGGCCTCCTGTTGACGACCGTGCCGGTCGCGACCTGGATGGTCCCGCGGATCCTCGGCCAGCTGTCGGGCGGGGCGGTGATCCACGCCTTCTTCGGGCTCCAGGCGTACGCGTTGTTGACGTTCGCGCTCACCGGGATCGTCCGGATCTTCCAGGCCAAGCGGGACGCCGACGCCTACGAGGACCCCGACGTCGACATCGACGAGATCCACGAGGACATGGGCCACTGGCGGAGCCGGCTCCGCGTCGGCGTCGCCGGATTCATGATCCTCTGGCTCTGCGCGTGGCTCTCCGGGCTCTACCGCTTTTACAACCTCCACCTCGCGCAGCTGCTGTAGGGCCGATCCTCGGAGGAACGGGCAACCGGGCGACCGCCAGGACGCCTCCCTCGACTCCCGCGAACCGTGGCCCGACCGACAGGTTCAATCCCGGTTTGGCCCTACAGGGGGTATCGTGGCAGTTACCTTCGATCTCTTCGGCACGCTGGTCGACGTCGAGTACCCGACGGACCCGGCCGAGGTCGTCGCGCGCGAGCTCGAGTCGCGGGACGTCGCCGTCCCGGACGACTGGCACGTCGCGTACGGCGAGCGACACGTCGACGCCCCGCAGGGTGCGGAGGTTCCCCTCCCGGCGCACGTGGCCGCGGCTCTCGACTCCCGCGGCGTGAACGCGCCCGACAACGTCGTCCGACACGCCGTCGTCGCCGCCTTCGACCCCGACGTCACGCGTCGCGAGAACGCGCTCGAGGCGGTCCGGGCGGCGGCCGAGCGCGGCCCGGTCGGGATCTGTTCGAACTGTGCGGTCCCGGAGCTCGTCCCGCGAACGCTGATACGCGCGGGGCTCCGCGGGGAGTTCGACGCGGTGACGACGAGCGTCGGCTGCGGCTGGCGGAAGCCGCACGCGAAGTCGTTCGAGGCCGCGGCCGAGGCGCTCGGCGTCGCGCCGTCCGCGCTGGTCCACGTCGGGGACGACCCGGCCACGGACGGCGGGATCGTCGATGTTGGCGGGCGCTTCCTCGACGTGACGGAGATCCCCCTCGACGCGGTCGGCGGCGAGCTGGAGGCCGAGCCGTGACGCTCGCGGCGGCCGGCGCGATCGCGCTCGCCGCCGCCCTCGACCGAACCTTCTCGGAGCCGCCGGCCCCCCTCCACCCGGTCGCGTGGCTCGGCCGCGTCGTCGGCGCGCTCGACGACCGCCTCCCCGACGCCCCCGCCGTCGGCGTCGGGTTCGCGGCCGTCCTCCCCGTCGCCTTCGCCGCCCTCCTGGCCGCGCCCGTCGCCGCGGCCGGCGCGCTCTCCCCTTCTCCCGTGTCCGCCGCCGCGGCCGCGGGGCTCGTCCTCTTCGCCTGCTCCAGTCACCGGATGCTGCTGGCGGTCGCGCGCGACGTGATCGACCTCGCCGACCGCGACCTCGAGGCGGCGCGCCGCGAGCTCCGCTCGCTCGCGGGTCGGGACGCGACCGACCTGTCGGCCGAACACGTCCGGTCCGCGGCCGTCGAGAGCGCGGCGGAGAACCTCGCCGACGGCCTGATCGCGCCCCTTCTCGGCTTCGTCGCCGGAGCCGCGGTCGGCGCGGTCGCCGGGCTCCAGCCGGCGGGCGGGCTCGCCGTCGCCGCCGGCGCGGCCGCCTGGGTCAAGGGCGTCAACACGCTCGACTCGATGCTCGGGTACCGCGACCGGCGGGCCGGCCGGGCTCCCGCGCGGCTCGACGACGCCGTCATGTGGCTCCCGGCGCGGGCGACCGCGCTCCTGATCCTCGCGGCTGGCGGGAGGCGGACCGCGACCGGACCTGCCTCGGGCCTCCGGCGGACTCGATCGGCGGCTCGCGCCCCCGACTCCCCGAACTCCGGCTGGCCCATGGGGTCGCTCGCGGCGGTCCTCGGCGTGCGGCTGGCGAAGCCGGAGACGTACACGCTCCTCCCGGCGGAGGCGCTTCCCACCGCGTCGGAGGCGCGGACCGGCGTGCGGGTCGTCTCGCGGGCCGGCTGGCTCGGGATCGGCGTCGCGGGGGTGTCGCTGGCGCTGTGACGGGGAGCGACGCCGGCGACGACGGCGGCGGGGACGATGACGGTGACGCCGACCTCGGCGCGGACGCCGACGCCGCCGAACCCGCCGCCGGTGCCACCACGCAGCCGACCCGCCCGGCCCCCGCGTTGCGGGGTGCGTTCACCTTCCTGACGCGACTGCCGGTTCCGGGAGCCGCCCCCGCGGACTGGCACGCGTTCCGGCGGTCGCCCTGGACGTTCCCGGCGGTCGGCGCGGTCGTCGGCGCGGTCGCGGGGCTCGCCTTCCTCGCGCCGTCGCCGTGGACCGCCACGGCCGCCTACCTCCTCGCGATCTACCTCCTGACCGGCGTCACCCACGCCGACGGGCTCGCCGACCTCGGCGACGCGATCGCCGCGCACGACCCGGACCGCCGGCTCGCGGTCCTGAAGGACGCCGACCTCGGCGTGGGCGGCGCGCTCGCGCTCGCGGTCACGCTGCTTGCGACGACGCTCGGCGCGCTCGCGCTCGCGACGGGCCTCGCGGGCGGGGAGGCGCTCGTCGCGAGCGCGGCGTTCCGGGTGGCCCTCGCGGCCGAGGTCGGCGCGAAGGCGGGGATGGCCACCATCGCCTGCCTCGGAACGCCGGCCCACGAGGGGTTGGGGTCGGCGGTCGTCGGCGCGGTCGGCCCGCGGTCGCTCCTCCCCGTCGCGCTCGTCGCCGCCCCCGTC is part of the Halorubrum aethiopicum genome and encodes:
- a CDS encoding DUF7321 family protein, with translation MVDESVIAAAAGLSVTASLPFLLYGAWIMIDAEVVTWNVLTRHLRYILVGLLLTTVPVATWMVPRILGQLSGGAVIHAFFGLQAYALLTFALTGIVRIFQAKRDADAYEDPDVDIDEIHEDMGHWRSRLRVGVAGFMILWLCAWLSGLYRFYNLHLAQLL
- a CDS encoding HAD family hydrolase encodes the protein MAVTFDLFGTLVDVEYPTDPAEVVARELESRDVAVPDDWHVAYGERHVDAPQGAEVPLPAHVAAALDSRGVNAPDNVVRHAVVAAFDPDVTRRENALEAVRAAAERGPVGICSNCAVPELVPRTLIRAGLRGEFDAVTTSVGCGWRKPHAKSFEAAAEALGVAPSALVHVGDDPATDGGIVDVGGRFLDVTEIPLDAVGGELEAEP
- a CDS encoding CobD/CbiB family cobalamin biosynthesis protein yields the protein MTLAAAGAIALAAALDRTFSEPPAPLHPVAWLGRVVGALDDRLPDAPAVGVGFAAVLPVAFAALLAAPVAAAGALSPSPVSAAAAAGLVLFACSSHRMLLAVARDVIDLADRDLEAARRELRSLAGRDATDLSAEHVRSAAVESAAENLADGLIAPLLGFVAGAAVGAVAGLQPAGGLAVAAGAAAWVKGVNTLDSMLGYRDRRAGRAPARLDDAVMWLPARATALLILAAGGRRTATGPASGLRRTRSAARAPDSPNSGWPMGSLAAVLGVRLAKPETYTLLPAEALPTASEARTGVRVVSRAGWLGIGVAGVSLAL
- the cobS gene encoding adenosylcobinamide-GDP ribazoletransferase, with translation MRGAFTFLTRLPVPGAAPADWHAFRRSPWTFPAVGAVVGAVAGLAFLAPSPWTATAAYLLAIYLLTGVTHADGLADLGDAIAAHDPDRRLAVLKDADLGVGGALALAVTLLATTLGALALATGLAGGEALVASAAFRVALAAEVGAKAGMATIACLGTPAHEGLGSAVVGAVGPRSLLPVALVAAPVLFATPPGALPAVAAALLAGPVVALLLLARVRPWLGGASGDVLGAANELGRAVALHAGVVAWAVA